One segment of Streptomyces sp. XD-27 DNA contains the following:
- a CDS encoding class I SAM-dependent methyltransferase produces MTAPPSDAAASAATRRSYDAVAERYATEIGDELDGKPLDRALLDAFVELAPGGPIVDVGCGPGHATAHLARHGARTLGVDLSPAMCAVARRATALPFAAADMTALPIRSHAAGGILCWYAVIHLDQDERAAAYTEFARVLRPGGHALIAFHTSDTDTRSGQARHLTEWWDRPVDLTFRFLDPAAETAALARAGLTLAARLDRAPHPGLEHASRRSYLLVRRLP; encoded by the coding sequence ATGACCGCCCCTCCTTCGGACGCCGCGGCGTCCGCCGCAACGCGCCGCAGCTACGACGCGGTGGCCGAGCGCTACGCCACCGAGATCGGCGACGAACTCGACGGCAAACCCCTCGACCGCGCCCTGCTGGACGCCTTCGTCGAACTGGCCCCCGGCGGGCCCATCGTGGACGTCGGCTGCGGCCCGGGGCACGCGACGGCCCACCTGGCCCGCCACGGAGCCCGGACTCTCGGTGTCGACCTGTCGCCGGCCATGTGCGCCGTCGCGCGCCGCGCCACCGCTCTGCCGTTCGCCGCGGCGGACATGACCGCGCTGCCGATCCGTTCCCACGCGGCGGGCGGGATCCTGTGCTGGTACGCGGTGATCCATCTCGACCAGGACGAACGGGCCGCTGCCTACACCGAGTTCGCCCGCGTACTGCGCCCCGGCGGCCACGCCCTCATCGCCTTCCACACCAGCGACACCGACACCCGTTCCGGGCAGGCCAGACACCTCACCGAATGGTGGGACCGCCCCGTCGACCTCACCTTCCGCTTCCTCGACCCGGCCGCCGAAACGGCAGCCCTCGCGCGCGCGGGCCTCACCCTCGCCGCACGACTCGACCGAGCACCGCACCCCGGCCTCGAGCACGCCAGCCGGCGGTCCTACCTCCTGGTGCGGCGGCTTCCGTAG
- a CDS encoding class I SAM-dependent methyltransferase, with protein sequence MPTLPPEQSHASEYEPHRHRRVAESFGWEPHRYDRTRPRYPAALVDRIVAASPGPDVLDVGCGTGIAARQFQAAGCRVLGVEPDARMAAFARRSGVEVQVATFEAWEAAGRTFDAVIAGTAWHWVDPVTGAAKAAQVLRPGGRLAAFWHVFQLPSDVAEAFAAAHRRAMPDSPFDLQPTKQALDAYQAMFTNASGGIRAVTGFSDPEQWRFDWEQSYTRDAWLDQMPTQGALTQLPPDKLAEVLEGVGAAIDAMGGSFTMRYATVAVTAARTDAA encoded by the coding sequence ATGCCCACTTTACCTCCGGAGCAGTCACATGCTTCCGAGTACGAGCCTCATCGGCATCGACGGGTGGCGGAGTCGTTCGGCTGGGAACCACACCGCTACGACCGGACCCGGCCCCGCTACCCCGCCGCGCTGGTGGATCGGATCGTCGCGGCCAGTCCCGGGCCCGATGTCCTCGACGTCGGTTGCGGCACCGGCATAGCAGCCCGGCAGTTCCAGGCCGCGGGCTGCCGGGTGCTCGGCGTCGAGCCCGACGCGCGAATGGCCGCATTCGCACGCCGCAGCGGGGTCGAGGTCCAGGTGGCGACGTTCGAAGCCTGGGAGGCCGCCGGCCGGACATTCGACGCGGTCATCGCCGGGACCGCCTGGCACTGGGTCGACCCCGTCACCGGCGCGGCCAAAGCGGCACAGGTGCTGCGGCCCGGTGGCCGACTGGCGGCCTTCTGGCACGTGTTCCAGCTTCCGTCCGACGTGGCGGAAGCCTTCGCCGCGGCCCACCGGCGGGCGATGCCCGACTCGCCGTTCGACCTCCAGCCGACGAAGCAAGCCCTGGACGCGTACCAGGCGATGTTCACCAACGCCTCCGGCGGGATCCGAGCGGTGACCGGGTTCAGCGATCCGGAGCAGTGGCGATTCGACTGGGAGCAGTCCTACACGCGGGACGCTTGGCTGGACCAGATGCCCACGCAGGGCGCCCTCACCCAACTCCCGCCGGACAAGCTGGCGGAGGTGCTGGAGGGCGTTGGGGCCGCCATCGACGCGATGGGGGGAAGCTTCACGATGCGTTACGCGACGGTGGCGGTCACCGCGGCGCGCACCGATGCCGCCTGA
- a CDS encoding TetR/AcrR family transcriptional regulator, giving the protein MPTGVAIRDPRQQLFDAAECVLLRDGPSALTSRAVTTEAGCAKGVLHRHFADFDGFLAELVLDRIGRIDGQAAALRDSAGTGTVTDNLTGALTDLFGTVAVAIVGLVTSRDNLRTRLREAIPTGVPILTEATAMIASYLTAERELGRVATDADVDTLAPTLIGAAHLLFADRKGAPPESEAVRKVVATVISGAV; this is encoded by the coding sequence GTGCCGACAGGGGTGGCCATCCGCGACCCACGACAGCAGCTGTTCGACGCCGCCGAGTGCGTCCTGCTGCGGGATGGGCCGAGCGCGCTGACCAGCCGGGCGGTCACCACGGAGGCAGGCTGTGCCAAGGGCGTCCTGCACCGGCACTTCGCCGACTTCGACGGCTTCCTCGCCGAGCTCGTGCTGGACCGCATCGGCCGGATCGACGGCCAGGCCGCCGCCCTGCGCGACTCCGCCGGGACCGGCACCGTCACCGACAACCTCACCGGCGCGCTGACGGACCTGTTCGGCACGGTCGCGGTGGCCATCGTCGGCCTCGTCACCTCCCGGGACAACCTGCGCACCCGGCTGCGCGAGGCGATTCCGACCGGCGTCCCGATCCTCACGGAAGCCACGGCCATGATCGCCTCGTACCTGACCGCCGAGCGCGAACTGGGTCGCGTCGCGACGGATGCCGACGTCGACACGCTCGCCCCCACCCTGATCGGGGCCGCTCACCTGCTCTTCGCCGACCGGAAGGGCGCCCCGCCCGAGTCCGAAGCCGTCCGCAAGGTCGTGGCCACGGTCATCTCCGGCGCCGTATGA
- a CDS encoding TetR/AcrR family transcriptional regulator has product MSKKEALTRAAAELLWERGYTGTSPAMILERAQAGQGSMYHHFSGKAELAVAGMAYMSDQLRSRTEEVLSGEGSAAARVNAFLDLERDPLAGCRMGRLAQDYEVVADDGLRVTMADFFTWLSERLSAVLAEGVRAGEFRPDTDPDVMASLIMASVQGGYVLARAHQDPAAFRRAVDGAKQVVASLVVDPNRG; this is encoded by the coding sequence ATGAGTAAGAAGGAGGCGCTGACGCGGGCCGCGGCCGAGCTGCTGTGGGAGCGGGGGTACACGGGCACGAGCCCGGCCATGATCTTGGAGCGCGCGCAGGCGGGGCAGGGGAGTATGTACCACCACTTCTCCGGCAAGGCGGAGCTCGCTGTCGCGGGCATGGCTTACATGAGCGATCAGCTCCGCTCCCGTACGGAGGAAGTCCTGTCAGGGGAGGGGTCGGCCGCCGCTCGCGTCAACGCCTTCCTCGATCTGGAACGCGACCCGCTCGCAGGCTGTCGCATGGGGCGATTGGCGCAGGACTACGAGGTCGTCGCCGACGACGGCCTTCGCGTGACCATGGCGGACTTCTTCACGTGGCTCAGTGAGCGCCTGTCCGCGGTACTCGCGGAGGGTGTGCGCGCAGGTGAGTTCCGGCCCGACACCGACCCCGACGTGATGGCGTCACTGATCATGGCGTCGGTCCAGGGGGGCTATGTCCTGGCCCGTGCCCATCAAGACCCTGCGGCGTTTCGCCGGGCCGTCGACGGTGCGAAGCAGGTCGTTGCGAGTCTCGTGGTCGACCCCAACCGGGGATGA
- a CDS encoding LysR substrate-binding domain-containing protein: MEAALRPESDDDTFRVGFAWGFPTGWPQEVIAHFEGETGASVQVHRHDAKLAGVDRGAADIAILRGRLTAADMEVVTLLHERRVAAVSTRSELAARHELRLRRRRPRSTDQLLPSVLLAPDG, from the coding sequence TTGGAGGCGGCACTGCGTCCCGAATCGGACGATGACACGTTCCGCGTGGGCTTCGCATGGGGGTTTCCCACGGGGTGGCCACAGGAGGTCATCGCACACTTCGAGGGGGAAACCGGCGCATCGGTGCAGGTTCACCGGCATGACGCGAAGCTCGCAGGGGTGGACCGCGGTGCCGCCGACATCGCGATTTTAAGGGGACGGCTGACGGCTGCGGATATGGAAGTCGTCACGCTATTGCACGAGCGGCGGGTCGCAGCGGTCTCCACACGTTCCGAACTCGCCGCGCGACACGAGCTGCGCTTGCGGAGACGAAGGCCGAGATCGACTGATCAGCTGTTGCCGTCGGTTCTGCTGGCGCCGGACGGATGA
- a CDS encoding DUF6624 domain-containing protein, translating into MAHDVAALTVELTDMAAADHQSAVRANSDDPAEQLAWRRLAARHGDRLGEIMDEYGWPTAELVGEEAARAAWLIAQHADRQLDVQRRALQLMQQAVSAGSAGPRELAFLRDRTLVNEGRKQVYGTQIAGVKNGAPVPWPCEESERLDGLRAEVGIEPFDEYVAKFSMA; encoded by the coding sequence GTGGCGCACGACGTTGCCGCGCTGACGGTGGAACTCACGGACATGGCTGCGGCCGATCACCAGTCCGCAGTCCGCGCGAACAGCGACGACCCCGCCGAGCAGTTGGCCTGGCGGCGGCTGGCCGCCCGGCACGGTGACCGGCTCGGCGAGATCATGGACGAGTACGGCTGGCCGACGGCGGAACTCGTCGGCGAGGAGGCCGCACGCGCTGCATGGCTGATCGCCCAGCACGCCGACCGGCAGCTCGACGTCCAGCGTCGTGCCCTCCAGTTGATGCAGCAGGCGGTGTCGGCAGGCTCGGCCGGCCCCCGCGAGCTGGCCTTCCTGCGCGACCGCACGCTGGTCAATGAGGGCCGTAAGCAGGTCTACGGCACTCAGATCGCCGGCGTGAAGAACGGGGCGCCGGTTCCGTGGCCCTGCGAAGAGTCCGAGCGCTTGGACGGACTCCGCGCGGAAGTCGGCATCGAGCCCTTCGACGAGTACGTTGCCAAGTTCTCCATGGCCTGA
- a CDS encoding papain-like cysteine protease family protein: MMHKRRTPRRKKALIAAITAALSGGLLYGFSALAQADEVSGTVIGGQGNYKTINHRAKPSLSAQVNGSSKAGDKIQMSCRTNGDTVENNPRWIYTGSYYIADAFIDENTTALPVCGSNPNPKPTQPNPGTNSKTLKIDMQKQVRSQWCWDASGVTIAKFWGRDVSQERFCQLAAQSGWVDCNNQPATLEDMAGGLARLGLSSSGRSLNRNASFSESNAEIAAGRPFAVRFGWRSGGGHMNVIYGYDSTSNMIAVGDPWQTTQTYTWWNYSTYVNNNSFQWTHSRIGIQG, from the coding sequence ATGATGCACAAACGTCGCACGCCCCGCCGCAAGAAGGCGCTGATAGCCGCGATCACCGCGGCACTCTCCGGCGGCTTGCTGTACGGCTTCAGCGCCCTCGCCCAAGCCGATGAGGTCAGCGGCACGGTCATCGGCGGGCAGGGCAATTACAAGACCATCAACCACCGGGCCAAGCCGTCCCTCTCGGCCCAGGTCAACGGCTCCTCGAAGGCCGGCGACAAGATCCAGATGTCCTGCCGGACCAACGGGGACACCGTGGAGAACAACCCGCGTTGGATCTACACCGGCTCGTATTACATCGCCGACGCGTTCATCGACGAGAACACCACCGCCCTGCCGGTCTGCGGCTCGAACCCGAACCCGAAACCCACCCAGCCCAACCCCGGCACGAACTCCAAGACGCTCAAGATCGATATGCAGAAGCAGGTCAGGAGCCAGTGGTGCTGGGACGCCTCCGGCGTGACCATCGCCAAGTTCTGGGGCCGCGATGTCAGCCAGGAGCGGTTCTGCCAACTCGCCGCCCAGAGCGGCTGGGTGGACTGCAACAACCAGCCCGCGACGCTGGAGGACATGGCAGGTGGCCTGGCCAGGCTGGGGCTGAGCAGCAGTGGCCGCAGCCTGAACCGCAACGCCTCGTTCAGCGAGTCGAACGCCGAGATCGCCGCAGGCCGGCCGTTCGCCGTTCGGTTCGGCTGGCGCAGCGGGGGCGGCCACATGAACGTCATCTACGGCTACGACAGCACCAGCAACATGATCGCGGTCGGTGACCCCTGGCAGACCACCCAGACCTACACCTGGTGGAACTACTCCACCTACGTGAACAACAACTCGTTCCAGTGGACCCACTCCCGCATCGGCATCCAGGGCTGA
- the xerC gene encoding tyrosine recombinase XerC produces MEPYRRIAGPATRQRVRSTLRAALNAAIAQQLITFNPATHVEPEARRRPKALVWTEGRILDWKRTGEKPSPVMVWTPEHTGLFLDHVAEGRLYALFRLIAFRGLRRGEACGRSGPTPTLTGRVFTKGNGELFHPADVTRRFVELYEEIGLPPVRLHDLRHGAATLAHAAGADLKDIQEMLGRSSITITADTYTSLLPEADLAIAEAAARLVPHTRMPRDAAVSAAAPAAGETSAHAPLTQTAPDEGSEAE; encoded by the coding sequence ATGGAGCCCTACCGCCGCATTGCGGGTCCGGCTACGCGGCAGCGCGTCCGCTCCACGCTGCGGGCCGCGCTGAACGCCGCGATCGCTCAGCAGCTGATCACCTTCAACCCGGCAACCCACGTCGAGCCGGAGGCGCGTAGGCGCCCCAAGGCGCTCGTGTGGACCGAGGGGCGCATCCTTGACTGGAAGCGCACTGGCGAGAAGCCCTCGCCGGTGATGGTCTGGACGCCGGAGCACACCGGCCTCTTCCTCGACCACGTCGCGGAGGGCCGGCTCTACGCGCTGTTCCGGCTGATCGCCTTCCGCGGACTGCGACGGGGTGAGGCGTGCGGCAGAAGTGGACCGACACCCACCTTGACCGGCCGCGTCTTCACCAAGGGGAACGGCGAGCTGTTCCACCCCGCCGACGTCACGCGGCGGTTCGTCGAGCTGTACGAGGAGATCGGTCTCCCGCCGGTCCGACTCCACGACCTGCGGCACGGCGCCGCGACCCTGGCTCACGCGGCAGGGGCCGATCTGAAGGACATCCAGGAGATGCTGGGCCGCTCCTCGATCACCATCACGGCCGACACGTACACGAGCCTGCTGCCCGAGGCCGACCTCGCGATCGCCGAGGCGGCGGCCCGCCTCGTACCGCATACCCGCATGCCACGGGATGCCGCCGTATCCGCAGCAGCACCTGCGGCTGGTGAGACATCCGCTCACGCACCGCTCACGCAAACGGCCCCGGACGAGGGGTCCGAGGCCGAGTAA
- a CDS encoding RNA polymerase sigma factor codes for MSQTQPEATAPTPRSEEGPQEEMRVFYIMNHPRLIRFVTRRVGLRKDAEDVCQDIWRMFFVKYDEFAAHKEPTRMLYRIAQCRIADFWRRRGNIQEDLMTADVLDASIGGTPWAVQFTEGVERRLDVSRAVAALPPRQREALLLHHVDALTVCETAGLMGISENTVKKLLKNALSALRTTTPLDGYGATMTRREERR; via the coding sequence GTGAGTCAGACGCAGCCCGAAGCGACAGCGCCGACACCGCGAAGTGAGGAGGGCCCACAGGAAGAGATGCGGGTCTTCTACATCATGAACCACCCTAGATTGATCCGGTTCGTCACCCGCCGGGTCGGACTCCGTAAGGACGCCGAGGACGTATGCCAGGACATTTGGAGAATGTTTTTCGTCAAGTACGACGAATTTGCGGCGCACAAGGAGCCGACCCGGATGCTCTACCGGATTGCCCAGTGCCGGATCGCTGACTTCTGGAGGCGTCGCGGAAACATTCAGGAGGATCTAATGACTGCTGACGTCCTTGATGCCTCGATCGGTGGGACTCCTTGGGCAGTGCAGTTTACGGAGGGCGTCGAACGGCGCCTCGACGTCAGTCGCGCAGTGGCTGCCTTACCGCCCCGGCAGCGCGAAGCCCTTCTCCTCCACCATGTTGACGCTCTAACGGTATGCGAGACGGCGGGTCTTATGGGCATCAGCGAGAACACCGTAAAGAAACTGTTGAAGAACGCCCTTTCAGCACTACGGACGACCACACCGCTGGACGGTTACGGTGCGACGATGACAAGGCGGGAGGAGCGCAGGTGA
- a CDS encoding helix-turn-helix transcriptional regulator: MTADDQQNGLDMTQDELDSGFRSVVDGLTRMTPRETDALRIQVECVELAYDAYTLGLEYLSLGVRHKARQWLEVAARYDVTDAQRVVREELPPREQGANEDAALADRPDTGLATSRAPSAAAQAAAQANPHADGRAASLASTGSGTAAHEESSKASVSRSAFESTRDHDLSLATPVGISLLEGAGPTAARIKLGSRLRHLRVERQMPQGTVSTGTGWSTAKLSRIERGMTSLREHDIVGLLDLYGVADPGEREAYLELVRQSHRTPWWHAFSDVLPNWFPRLLDLESAASRIRTYDTQVIPGLLQTPEYAEAVTRTALPLASAREVDRRVELRMKRQQLLTDLDAPKVWAVLDEATLHRVVGGRRVMKDQLERLTKISELPNVIVQVVPFEAKWNFAVGGALTILGFCDSDLPDIVHREQLSGAVYIDERREVEYYVAAMDRLATVAETPKNTLSYVDALIEGRAKTEVTSGVKNEGNSSLDTCAEETPLAEVLDWPGIRSDSPASTVISLHEWMARTS, encoded by the coding sequence GTGACCGCGGATGACCAGCAGAACGGCCTTGACATGACACAGGACGAGCTGGATAGCGGATTCCGCTCCGTGGTGGACGGTTTGACCCGGATGACGCCGCGAGAGACGGATGCCCTACGGATCCAGGTCGAATGCGTCGAACTCGCTTATGACGCATACACGCTGGGGCTTGAGTACCTTTCGCTAGGTGTCCGACACAAGGCGAGACAGTGGCTGGAGGTCGCCGCGCGATACGACGTCACCGACGCACAGCGTGTCGTCCGCGAGGAACTGCCACCGCGCGAACAGGGAGCAAACGAGGACGCCGCACTCGCGGACCGGCCTGACACGGGCCTGGCCACTTCCCGAGCGCCTAGCGCTGCCGCCCAGGCTGCAGCTCAGGCCAATCCGCACGCCGACGGGAGGGCGGCCTCGTTGGCGTCGACCGGCAGTGGGACGGCCGCGCATGAAGAGAGCAGTAAAGCCTCCGTGTCTCGTAGCGCATTTGAGTCCACGCGTGACCACGACCTCTCACTGGCCACCCCTGTGGGCATCTCTCTCCTGGAAGGCGCTGGACCCACCGCCGCGAGGATCAAGCTCGGGTCACGACTGCGCCACCTGCGGGTGGAGCGGCAGATGCCACAGGGCACCGTGAGTACTGGCACTGGTTGGTCCACCGCCAAGCTGTCTCGGATCGAAAGAGGCATGACCTCTCTTCGTGAGCATGACATCGTAGGTCTGCTCGACCTGTATGGAGTGGCGGACCCGGGAGAAAGGGAAGCGTACCTGGAACTGGTGAGGCAATCACATCGGACACCATGGTGGCACGCATTCTCCGATGTCCTGCCAAATTGGTTCCCAAGGCTGCTGGACTTGGAATCCGCAGCCAGCAGAATTCGGACCTACGACACTCAAGTGATCCCAGGTCTCCTGCAGACCCCTGAATATGCCGAGGCCGTTACCCGCACTGCACTGCCGCTTGCGTCAGCGCGGGAGGTCGACCGGCGGGTCGAACTGAGAATGAAACGGCAACAGCTGCTGACAGATCTCGACGCCCCCAAGGTGTGGGCGGTACTCGACGAAGCGACGCTACACCGCGTAGTCGGGGGGCGCCGGGTAATGAAGGATCAGCTGGAGCGGCTCACCAAGATCTCCGAACTGCCGAACGTCATCGTGCAAGTGGTGCCGTTCGAGGCAAAGTGGAACTTTGCGGTCGGTGGCGCACTCACCATTCTCGGGTTTTGCGACAGCGATCTGCCCGACATTGTTCATCGTGAACAACTCTCGGGGGCCGTGTACATCGACGAACGCCGTGAAGTTGAATACTATGTGGCTGCCATGGACAGACTTGCTACAGTGGCCGAGACTCCGAAGAATACGTTGAGCTACGTCGATGCCCTCATCGAGGGCCGTGCCAAGACGGAAGTTACAAGTGGCGTCAAAAACGAGGGTAATTCGAGTCTAGATACCTGCGCGGAAGAGACACCGCTTGCGGAAGTACTGGATTGGCCAGGCATCAGAAGTGATTCGCCAGCCAGCACTGTCATCTCCCTGCACGAGTGGATGGCCAGAACCAGTTGA